The DNA region CCTGCGCGCCGAAGGGCGCATCGTGGCCGAGAAGCGGCCGTACGTGCACGCTGTCGGGCACTGCTCGCGGTGCCGGACCACGGTCGAGCCGCGGCTGTCGTTGCAGTGGTTCGTCAACACCTCCCCGCTGGCCAAGGCGGCCGGTGACGCGGTGCGCGACGGGCGGGTCGCGATCGAACCGGCGGATCTGGCCAAGCGCTACTTCGCCTGGGTCGACAACATGCACGACTGGTGCATCTCCCGGCAGTTGTGGTGGGGTCACCGCATTCCGGTCTGGTACGGCCCGGACGGCGAGGTGGTCTGCGTCGGACCCGACGAGCAGCCGCCGACCGGCGAGGGCTGGCACCAGGACGAGGACGTGCTGGACACCTGGTTCTCCAGCGGGCTGTGGCCGTTCTCCACCCTGGGCTGGCCGGAGCAGACCCCCGAGCTGGCGAAGTTCTATCCGACCAGCGTGCTGGTCACCGGGTACGACATTCTGTTCTTCTGGGTCGCCCGGATGATGATGTTCGGCCTGTACGCGATGGACGGCAAGCAGCCCTTCGACGTGATCGCCCTGCACGGGATGGTCCGCGACGAGCACGGCAAGAAGATGTCCAAGTCCTTCGGCAACGTGGTCGACCCCCTGGACTGGATCGACCGGTACGGGGCCGACGCGACCCGGTTCACCCTGGCTCGGGGCGCCAACCCGGGCGGGGACGTGCCGGTCAGCGAGGACTGGTGTCAGGGCTCGCGCAACTTCTGCAACAAGCTGTGGAACGCCACCCGGTTCGCGCTGCTCAACGGCGCGCACACCGAGGGACCCCTGCCGGAGGCGGCCGAGCTGTCGACGGTCGACCGGTGGATCCTGTCCCGGCTGGCGCAGGTCACCGCCGAGGTGGACGAGCAGTTCGAGGCGTACGAGTTCGCCAAGGTCTGTGACCTGCTCTACCACTTCGCCTGGGACGACGTCTGCGACTGGTACGTGGAGTTGAGCAAGCCGGTGCTGGCCGCCGGGGGAGCCGCCGCCGACACCAGCCGTCGGGTCCTCGGTCACGTGCTGGACCAGTTGCTGCGGCTGCTGCACCCGGTGATCCCCTTCGTCACCGAGGAGCTGTGGACCGCCCTGACCGGCGGGGAGACCGTGATGACGGCCGCCTGGCCGGTCGCCGACCGGGCCCGGATCGACAGCGGCGCGGAGGCGGAGATCGCCACCCTGCAACGGGTGGTCACCGAGGTCCGCCGGTTCCGCTCCGACCAGGGGCTTCGTCCGACCCAGCGGGTCGCCGCCCGGCTCGACGGGCTGGCCGGTGCCGGTGTCGCGGCGCACGAGCCGCTGATCCGTTCCCTGGCCCGGCTCGACGCCCCGGGTGAGGACTTCCAGGCCAGCGCGACCCTGGCCATGCCGGGGGAGGTCAGTGTCGCCCTGGACACCCGGGGGTCGATCGACGTCGCCGCCGAACGGGCCCGGCTGACCAAGGACCGGGCGGCGGCCGAGAAGGAGGCCGGGCAGGCCCGGGCCAAGCTGGACAACCCGGCGTTCGTCGGCAAGGCCCCGGAGCACGTGGTCGCCAAGATCCGGGATCGGCTGGCCGCCGCCGAGGCCGACCTGACCCGTATCGACGCCGCTCTGGAGGCGCTGCCCTCGTGACCGACAGCAACGAACGCAGCGGTACGGGTCGACCGGCGGACGCCGGCCGGCCCGGCCGCCCCGATGAGCGCACCGACCGGGGCAGATCCGCCGAGCGGGCCGCCTTCGCCGAGGTCGAGGCGGAACTGTCCGGGCGGGGATTCACCCGGATGGTCTTCGAGCTGGACCGCATCTCGGACCTGCTCGACCTGTTGGGCAGCCCGCAGCGGGCGTACCCCTCGATCCACCTGACCGGCACCAACGGCAAGACCTCCACGGCCCGGATGATCGACTCCCTGTTGCGGGCCTTCGGGCTGCACACCGGGCGGTACACCAGCCCGCACCTGGAGTCTGTCCGGGAGCGGATCAGCCTGGACGGCGAGCCGGTGGACGAGGCCCGGTTCACCGCCGTGTACCAGGAGGTCAAGCCGCTCGCCGAGTTGGTCGACGACCGCTCGGCCGAGCCGCTGACCTACTTCGACATGACCACCGCCCTGGCCTTCGCGACCTTCGCGGACGCGCCGGTGGACGTGGCCGTGGTCGAGGTGGGGCTGGGGGGTGCCGAGGACGCCACGAACGTGATCCAGGCCGGGGTGTGCGTACTGACCCCGATCGGGCTGGACCACACCGAGTGGCTCGGTGACACCTTGCAGGACATCGCGGTCGCCAAGTCCGGCATCATCCACCCGGGCGCGACCGTCATCGCCGCCGCTCAGGAGGAGGAGGCCGCTCGGCCGATCCTGCAACGCTGCGCCGAGGCCGGCGCCACCATCGCCCGCGAGGGCTCGGAGTTCGGCGTACTGCGTCGGGCGGTGGCGGTCGGCGGGCAGGTGCTCACCCTGCAGGGCCTCGGCGGGGTGTACGAGGAGGTGTTCCTCCCGCTGCACGGCGCCCACCAGGCGCAGAACGCGGCGGTGGCCCTCGCCGCCGTGGAGGCCTTCCTCGGTGCCGGTGCCCGGCGTCAGCTCGACCTGGAGACGGTGCGGGAGGGTTTCGCCACCGCCAGTTCCCCGGGCCGGCTGGAGCGGGTGCGGTCCGCCCCGACGATCCTGCTCGACGGCGCGCACAACCCGCAGGGCATGACGGCAACGGTCACCGCCCTACAGGAGGAGTTCGCCTTCAGCAAGCTGGTCGCCGTGGTGGCCACCCTGGCCGACAAGGACGCGGCGAGCATGCTGGAGCTGTTGGAGCCGGTTGTCGACCAGGTGGTGGTGACCCGCAACAGTTCGCCACGAGCGCTGCCGGCCAAGGAGTTGGCGGCCCTCGCCGCCGAGGTGTTCGGACCGGACCGGGTAGAGGTGGCCGAGGAGATGCCGGACGCGATCGAGACGGCGGTGGCCCTGGCCGAGGAGGACGTACCCGGTGAGCTGGCCGGGGTCGGGGTGATCGTCACGGGTTCCGTGGTGACCGTGGCCGACGCGCGCCGGTTGTTGAAGCGATGAGCGCACCGGAGGAACCTCAGCAGCGGCGGTCGGGGCTGCGCAACCCCCAGCGGGCGGTACGGGGTCTCGGTGCCGGCACCCTGGCCCTGGAGGCGCTGGTGTTGCTGCTGGCCATCCAGCCGATCCGGTTGGTCGGCGGTGACCTCAGCGCTGCCGCGATCGGGGCGGTGGTGACCCTGGCCGTGGCCGCCGCGGTACTGGCCGGAATGATGGGCCGGCCGTGGGCGTGGAACGCCGGCACGGTGTTGCAGGGACTGCTGCTGCTCTCCGGGCTGCTGCACTGGTCCCTGCTCGTGCTGGGGGTGATGTTCGCGCTGGTGTGGGCGTACGCCTGGCATGTTCGTCGGGTGATCCTGGGCTGAGCCGAGGCGGGCTCACGCCTCGGCGCGCTCCCGCCACTGGGTCAGGGCGATGCCGTGCCCGTCCGGGTCACGGAAGGCCGCCGCCCACACCTCCAACCGGCTGCCCCGGTTGACCACCCGGGGTGCGTAGGTGAACCGGACTCCGGAGTCGCGGAGCCGCTCGTAGGCGCCCTGGATGTTGTCGACGTCCAGGTTGACGTGCACCAGGCGACGGCTCACCGGCTGGGCGCCGGACACCTCCCGCAACACCAGTCGGGTAGCCCCGGAGGCCAGTACGGCGTTGCCGGCGCCCCGGTCGACCTCGGTGAAGCCGAGCCGACCCTGGTAGAAGTCCAGGGATCGGGCCAGGTCGGTGACCAACAGGGTGATGCCGACACCACTGATCGGTGCGGCCGGATCCGCGGTGTCCGGGGCCTCCGGGTCGTACCCGAAGATCGCCGCATCCAGCTTGCGGGCCTCCTCGGGGTCCTCAACCATCTCCCGGGCCGAGTCTGGGTCGCCGGCGGTCGTCGAGGGCGGCTGGGGGTCGGTCATCCAGGCCGGTCGGGGTTCCGGATCGTCCAGGGGCAGGTCGATCGGGTCCAGCGGGTCGGTCGGGCGGGGGATCGGGTCGGCCACCCGCGTCCCGCTCGGCTGCGTCTCCCCGGTGGCCTCCGGGGAGTTCGTGGCGGTGGTGGCGGCGGGGGAGGTGGTGGCGGCCACGAAGCGTTCCTCGGCGGGGGTACGCGGTGCCGGGGTGGCCCGTCGGGGCAGTGGAGCGTCGTTCGACTGCTCGACCACCGTCCCCTCCAGCACGACCGGCCCGCCGGGACGGTGGCGCACCCGTACGGTCTCCCGGGGCTCTACCGGTTCGATCGGTTCATCGTCGCCGGGACCGGCCAGCGGGTCGCTCAGCGGGAAATCGTCCTCCGGTGCCCGGCCGGCCCAGGGCGGGGCCTCCTGGCCGATCAGGATCTCGTCCGGCGGAACCTGGTCGGCGTACTCCGGTGGCGGGTCGACCGGGCCGGCCTCGGTGTGCGTGGGCACCTCGTCCCAGAGCACCCGGACGTGCCGCTGGTCGTCCAGGGCCACCCGGATCGGCAGGCTCTGCCCCAGGGAGGGCCACTTCGAGACCGGCACCCGAGGCTCGATGATCTTCTTCGACCGGGGTGGCAGCCCCGGGGCGTCGATCACCAACTGGAGTTCACAGCGCCCGAAGGCGTACTGGGTGGGTGGTTCCGAGGCGCTGTGCACATGCCCGGCGCCGACGACCCAGGTGCGCCCGCCGGCGCGGATCGTGGCCAGCGCGATCGCCAGGGCCAGCACGGCGACCCCCAGCGCCACGATGGCCCAGCTGGTCATGCCCAGGCCGAAAAGGATGACGAAGGTGGCCACGGTGCCGAGCACCGTAGCGACCAACTTGCGTACCGGTGCGATGGGCCGGTTCCCGCCGTTCGCCACAGTGGACCTCCCGGGTGGTCAGGGCCAGGCTAGGCCGGATCGGGGATCGGGGGAAGCACCCGACCACCGCGCCGCCACCGGTGCCGGGCCGCTAGGCTGACCGTACCCAGCCCGACCGGCTTCCGCTTCGAGGAGGAACCCAGCGTGTCCAGCAGCACCCCGGACGAGCGCACGCTCGTACTGATCAAGCCCGATGCGGTCCGCCGTGGATTGGTCGGCGAGATCATCTCCCGCTTCGAGCGCAAGGGGCTGCGGATCGACGCGATGGTGTCCCGGACGATGGACGACACGCTGGCCGACGAGCACTACTCCGAGCACGTCGACAAGCCGTTCTACCCGCCGCTGAAGACCTTCATGACCAGCGGCCCGCTGGTCGCCCTGGTGCTCTCCGGCGACCAGGTCATCGAGGTGGTACGCGGCCTGATCGGGGCCACCGACGGGCGCAAGGCCGCCGCCGGCACCATCCGGGGTGACCTGTCGCTGTCCAACCGGGAGAACCTGGTGCACGCCTCCGACTCGGCCGACAGCGCCAAGCGCGAGATCGCACTCTGGTTCCCCGAGCTGAACTGACGACCTGGTACTCGGCCGGGCGGCTGTTCAGGCCGCCCAGGTCAGCTTGTCCGGGTTCGACACCAGGAAGATGTCGGTGATCCGACCGTCGGCGGTGGCGAGGGTGAGGGCGTACCGGTGACCGGCTGCGGTGACCACGACGGCGGCCGGCTGGCCGTTGAGTTCCGTGCGGTGCACGGTGAGCGGCCAGCTCTTGTCGCGGATGCCCAGCAGGAAGCGGGTGACCCGGTCGACGCCGGTCACCGGGTTGCGGGCCGATCGCACCCGGCCGCCGCCGTCGCTCCACGCGGTCGCCTCGGCGGCCACCAGGTCGGTCAGCGCGGCCAGGTCGCCGTCGTCGACGGCGGCGATGAAGGCGTCCAGCAGCCGCTGCTGCTCCGCCCGGTCGACGGTGAAGCGGCGCTGGTCGCGGCCGATCCGCACGGTGGCCCGATGATGCAGTTGCCGGCAGTCCTCGGCCGAGCGGTCCAGTAGCTCGGCGATCTCGGCGTACGGCAGATCGAAGGCGGTGTGCAGCACGTAGACCGCGCGCTCCGGCGGGGTGAGGCGTTCCAGCAGGTGCAGCAGCGCGGTGGCGAGCGAATCGCGCAACTCGGCGCGTTCCAACGGGCCGAACGGCGACGGTACGGTGGGCACCGGCTCCGGCAGCCACATCCCGACGTACGCCTCCCGGGCCGCCTGCCGAGCACGGAGCCGGTCGATGGCCAGATGGGTCACCACCCGGGACAGGTAGCGGCGCGGCTCGGCCACGCCGGCCCGGTCCACCCGCATCCACCGCAGGTGCGCCTCCTGGAGCACGTCCTCGGCGTCGTGCCGGCTGCCGAGCAGCCGGTAGGCCAGACCGAGCAGCATCGGCCGGTGCGCTTCGAGCGCCCCGGCCGCCTCCACCGCGTCGATCAGGCTCACACCTCGGCCGGCAGGTCCTTGCGGAAGGTCACCGCGATCCGGTTCCACACGTTGATTGTGGCGATCGCCAGCACCAGATCGGCGAGGGACTTCTCCGGCCAGACCTTCGCGGCGGCCGCCCAGATGTCGTCGGGCACCCCGTGCTCGCCGAGGCGGGTGACCGCGTCGGTGAGCGCCAGCGCGGTCCGCTCCCGCTCGTCGAAGAAAGGCGCTTCGCGCCACGCCGCCACCGCGAACAGCCGCCGATGCGACTCCCCGGCATCCATCGCATCCCGGCTGTGCATGTCGACGCAGTACGCGCAGCCGTTCAGCATCGACGCCCGCAGTTTCACCAACTCCAGCACGGTGTGATCCACGTTGGCCCGGACGTACTTCTCCAACCCCAGCACGCTCTGGTACGCCTCCGGCGCCACCTCAGCCACATCCATCCGCTGCACGACAACCCCCTCCTGACAGTGCCTCCAACACCCCCACGACGCCCCACCCCACCCCCGCCGTGACACCCACCCCTGTGACCCCCACCACGCACCCCGCACACCCCGCTGATCTTGCACTTTGTGTCGGTGCATATCCACCCAGAAGCCGCGTAAGGGCGACCACAAGTGCAAGATCGCGGGAGAGGGGGTGGGGGACAGGGTGGGGGTGGGTTAT from Micromonospora sp. NBC_01739 includes:
- a CDS encoding valine--tRNA ligase; amino-acid sequence: MTENVDTRRPDAPTIAGQYQPGEVEQRRYEQWVADGRFRASASSDKPPFTIVIPPPNVTGSLHMGHALDHTVQDALVRRKRMQGFEALWLPGMDHAGIATQNVVERQLAAQGQSRHDLGREKFVERVWQWKAESGGAILGQMRRLGDSVDWDRERFTMDEGLSRAVLTMFKKLYDDGLIYRANRIINWCPRCLTALSDIEVEHSDDEGELVSIRYSDEVVVATTRAETMLGDTAVAVHPDDERYRHLIGTEVELPLTGRRIPIVGDTHVDPTFGTGMVKVTPAHDPNDFEIGQRHDLPALTVMDERGVITAPGPFEGLDRFEARPAIVAALRAEGRIVAEKRPYVHAVGHCSRCRTTVEPRLSLQWFVNTSPLAKAAGDAVRDGRVAIEPADLAKRYFAWVDNMHDWCISRQLWWGHRIPVWYGPDGEVVCVGPDEQPPTGEGWHQDEDVLDTWFSSGLWPFSTLGWPEQTPELAKFYPTSVLVTGYDILFFWVARMMMFGLYAMDGKQPFDVIALHGMVRDEHGKKMSKSFGNVVDPLDWIDRYGADATRFTLARGANPGGDVPVSEDWCQGSRNFCNKLWNATRFALLNGAHTEGPLPEAAELSTVDRWILSRLAQVTAEVDEQFEAYEFAKVCDLLYHFAWDDVCDWYVELSKPVLAAGGAAADTSRRVLGHVLDQLLRLLHPVIPFVTEELWTALTGGETVMTAAWPVADRARIDSGAEAEIATLQRVVTEVRRFRSDQGLRPTQRVAARLDGLAGAGVAAHEPLIRSLARLDAPGEDFQASATLAMPGEVSVALDTRGSIDVAAERARLTKDRAAAEKEAGQARAKLDNPAFVGKAPEHVVAKIRDRLAAAEADLTRIDAALEALPS
- a CDS encoding bifunctional folylpolyglutamate synthase/dihydrofolate synthase, whose amino-acid sequence is MVFELDRISDLLDLLGSPQRAYPSIHLTGTNGKTSTARMIDSLLRAFGLHTGRYTSPHLESVRERISLDGEPVDEARFTAVYQEVKPLAELVDDRSAEPLTYFDMTTALAFATFADAPVDVAVVEVGLGGAEDATNVIQAGVCVLTPIGLDHTEWLGDTLQDIAVAKSGIIHPGATVIAAAQEEEAARPILQRCAEAGATIAREGSEFGVLRRAVAVGGQVLTLQGLGGVYEEVFLPLHGAHQAQNAAVALAAVEAFLGAGARRQLDLETVREGFATASSPGRLERVRSAPTILLDGAHNPQGMTATVTALQEEFAFSKLVAVVATLADKDAASMLELLEPVVDQVVVTRNSSPRALPAKELAALAAEVFGPDRVEVAEEMPDAIETAVALAEEDVPGELAGVGVIVTGSVVTVADARRLLKR
- a CDS encoding DUF4233 domain-containing protein; its protein translation is MSAPEEPQQRRSGLRNPQRAVRGLGAGTLALEALVLLLAIQPIRLVGGDLSAAAIGAVVTLAVAAAVLAGMMGRPWAWNAGTVLQGLLLLSGLLHWSLLVLGVMFALVWAYAWHVRRVILG
- a CDS encoding VOC family protein, with translation MANGGNRPIAPVRKLVATVLGTVATFVILFGLGMTSWAIVALGVAVLALAIALATIRAGGRTWVVGAGHVHSASEPPTQYAFGRCELQLVIDAPGLPPRSKKIIEPRVPVSKWPSLGQSLPIRVALDDQRHVRVLWDEVPTHTEAGPVDPPPEYADQVPPDEILIGQEAPPWAGRAPEDDFPLSDPLAGPGDDEPIEPVEPRETVRVRHRPGGPVVLEGTVVEQSNDAPLPRRATPAPRTPAEERFVAATTSPAATTATNSPEATGETQPSGTRVADPIPRPTDPLDPIDLPLDDPEPRPAWMTDPQPPSTTAGDPDSAREMVEDPEEARKLDAAIFGYDPEAPDTADPAAPISGVGITLLVTDLARSLDFYQGRLGFTEVDRGAGNAVLASGATRLVLREVSGAQPVSRRLVHVNLDVDNIQGAYERLRDSGVRFTYAPRVVNRGSRLEVWAAAFRDPDGHGIALTQWRERAEA
- the ndk gene encoding nucleoside-diphosphate kinase, whose amino-acid sequence is MSSSTPDERTLVLIKPDAVRRGLVGEIISRFERKGLRIDAMVSRTMDDTLADEHYSEHVDKPFYPPLKTFMTSGPLVALVLSGDQVIEVVRGLIGATDGRKAAAGTIRGDLSLSNRENLVHASDSADSAKREIALWFPELN
- the sigJ gene encoding RNA polymerase sigma factor SigJ, whose protein sequence is MSLIDAVEAAGALEAHRPMLLGLAYRLLGSRHDAEDVLQEAHLRWMRVDRAGVAEPRRYLSRVVTHLAIDRLRARQAAREAYVGMWLPEPVPTVPSPFGPLERAELRDSLATALLHLLERLTPPERAVYVLHTAFDLPYAEIAELLDRSAEDCRQLHHRATVRIGRDQRRFTVDRAEQQRLLDAFIAAVDDGDLAALTDLVAAEATAWSDGGGRVRSARNPVTGVDRVTRFLLGIRDKSWPLTVHRTELNGQPAAVVVTAAGHRYALTLATADGRITDIFLVSNPDKLTWAA
- a CDS encoding carboxymuconolactone decarboxylase family protein, giving the protein MDVAEVAPEAYQSVLGLEKYVRANVDHTVLELVKLRASMLNGCAYCVDMHSRDAMDAGESHRRLFAVAAWREAPFFDERERTALALTDAVTRLGEHGVPDDIWAAAAKVWPEKSLADLVLAIATINVWNRIAVTFRKDLPAEV